From the Neosynechococcus sphagnicola sy1 genome, the window GCCAGTTGTGCATATTCCATATGGAGAGGTTTTCGGATGAAATACCACAACTGGATTGTCTGAAGTTACAAAATATCCATCCGCTGAACGTAAAAGACACCATTTTTTCTGCATAAGGTCTTGAGCGAGCGGAGTTGCAGTATCAATGATTGAGCGCACGAAAACAATGTGTTTCTCTTCTTGATCCAGTTTAGAGAACCAATCCGATACTTCTCCTAAATCTTTCTTGTCTTCGTCATCAGCCGAATCTGAAACTGTACTTTTAAAGTAAGAATTATCGCTATTTCTTAAATCACTAAATCCATTTTCTTGGACTTCTAGTATGTGAGGATTACGCATTAGCAATGTGGCAAAGAATACTGCTGCTAGGTACTTCGATCTGAGATCTGTATGAATCGTTTGCCCCTTTGAAAAAGCATCTATGCATGGCTTACCCCATCCCTCAATTTTTGCCAGAGTTTTCTCAACTACATACAAAGGTGAATCACTATCTGATCCAAGTGTATATAAATGTTTTTGAATAAGAACTTTATCTATCGAGGTGCAAAATTGTTTTTTAGAACCTAGATCGTAGACGTTAACCTTTGGACTACTCGTATCAATGCTCTTAGGAGTAGCAAAGTTTCTAAGATAGACTCTTGGTACCCAATGTTGACGAACAGGTTCACTCATGTCGTGTTTGAAGAAAATCTAATGGGGCGCGAGATAAGCGGAACTCCGACTTGAACGATGCGGAAGCATCGGACGACCAAGGAGTGAAGTGCAACGGAATCCGAAGGATTCTGCTTCATCGAGTAGTTGGGCAGATTGCGAGCTGAAGATTGGAGGTATAACAAACTCGATGAAGTTTCGCGCCCCATTGGGCGAGCAGGCGAGCCCCGCGAGCGATCGCCCAACGCTTCGGTTGAGCTGCTGTAACCAACCTTTGTCGCACCACCAGCAGCCTTCGACAGTCCGCTCCAACTGAATTGTTAGATCGCTGCTGCGGCTTTATCTTCGCGTTCTCTAGCCAGAGTTTTTCGATAGTCTGTAGCTTCAGCAATCTTGGTAAAGGTCACTTCAGACTTACAAATCTTGAGTTCTTGATCTGTTTCCCGCACGACTCTAACTATCTCGTCTAATGAAACTCGAAAGAACTCCTTTCTCTCATTTTCCTTGTTCATTCTCCTGTTGTTGAAACGTTTATGCAAGCGAGATTCAAGCTCTGGAGAATTTTCGCAAAAGATCATAGCGTGAACATCAAATGGAAAGGGAACAGAAGCATCACCTAGTTCTTTAACTCGATCCATTGGTTCAAGGCGGCGTGTCATACCAATTTTATAGACATCTTCGCCAAAGGAACCAATATTTGAAATGATGTAGACGTGTCCAGATTTTGTCAATTGAGCTTGAGATATAGCCCTTTCCTTATTTGCTTCAGCCTCTGCGAGTCGCTTCTGCAACTCCTCAATTTGGCTAAAAAGTTTCTCTTGAGCCTTGCCTGTAGCCGATTCTACATCTCTACGGGCTTTTTCCAAAGCTTCTTGATAACGACGTTCTTCCTTCTCAGCATCTTGTCTGGCTTTTTCAAGTTCGCGTAATGCTTTCTCTTCTTCGCGCATCTGTTCACGAATAATGCGCTGTTCCTCCTGCTCTTGATATTTTCTTTCTTGGTATTCGTGGGTTAACCAAAGCTCTTGGAGTTTCAAGTCTAAGTAGCGTGAAGTAATCTCGCAGTGTGTAGTTTGAGATAGTTTATTCAGATCTTCATAGGTTTTCCTGATGCGATTTTCCATTGTCTGGACATTGTTGTATTTGACCTTCACAACAGAAGCATCACATTCGCCATTGAAAGCACGAAGAACCAGCTTTAGGAAATTATCAGTCATTTTTTTGCCTTCTTTCGCGCTCCCACCAACTGACCATTCTGTGTGGCAGACAGCAGCTTGCTTGTCCTTAATCATCTGTTTTTGTTGGGCGCGAATTTTGTCTAAGCGTTGCTTATACTCTTCGGCCTCTTGAAAATCATATTTGGACTCATAAAATCCAAAGGCTTCGACAATTTCTTGCTCTTCAAGTCCTTGAAGCTTTGCTCTGAGTACTGAAATCTTCGCAGATAGTTCCTGCTCCTCGACTTGTGTCTGCTTATCGAGTTGTTTGAGCCGATCTGTCAGAACAGTAATTTTCGTGTCTAGTTCTCTGGCGGTATCTTCCCTGGAAATAAGTCCGCCATATTTCCGATCAGCTTCTTGTAATCGCTTGTCTGCTTCTTTCAACCTCTGCTGAGCTATTGCATAGTCATTCTTTCGTTGTTGCAATTGCTTGATTACCAAAGCAAGTGCAGTGGCTAATCCGATCGATAGAAGAAACAGTAGGTATGTCATGGAAGCAAGCCGAAATCA encodes:
- a CDS encoding DUF4041 domain-containing protein, with the protein product MTYLLFLLSIGLATALALVIKQLQQRKNDYAIAQQRLKEADKRLQEADRKYGGLISREDTARELDTKITVLTDRLKQLDKQTQVEEQELSAKISVLRAKLQGLEEQEIVEAFGFYESKYDFQEAEEYKQRLDKIRAQQKQMIKDKQAAVCHTEWSVGGSAKEGKKMTDNFLKLVLRAFNGECDASVVKVKYNNVQTMENRIRKTYEDLNKLSQTTHCEITSRYLDLKLQELWLTHEYQERKYQEQEEQRIIREQMREEEKALRELEKARQDAEKEERRYQEALEKARRDVESATGKAQEKLFSQIEELQKRLAEAEANKERAISQAQLTKSGHVYIISNIGSFGEDVYKIGMTRRLEPMDRVKELGDASVPFPFDVHAMIFCENSPELESRLHKRFNNRRMNKENERKEFFRVSLDEIVRVVRETDQELKICKSEVTFTKIAEATDYRKTLAREREDKAAAAI
- a CDS encoding DUF4238 domain-containing protein → MSEPVRQHWVPRVYLRNFATPKSIDTSSPKVNVYDLGSKKQFCTSIDKVLIQKHLYTLGSDSDSPLYVVEKTLAKIEGWGKPCIDAFSKGQTIHTDLRSKYLAAVFFATLLMRNPHILEVQENGFSDLRNSDNSYFKSTVSDSADDEDKKDLGEVSDWFSKLDQEEKHIVFVRSIIDTATPLAQDLMQKKWCLLRSADGYFVTSDNPVVVFHPKTSPYGICTTGVHIHIAITPKILLLLGCEVSLNENQVYDVPQKFVEHMNCLTISKAERFIISPFVFDELQSLIQEVKQEI